The genomic window ATAAATTTCTAAATTTTTCTTTAATTCTTCTTTTATTTTTCCTTTAAAGTTTTCTGGTTCTAATACTTGTACACTACTTCCCATACTTAATATCCAACTTTTAAGCTCTGTTTCTCCATAAATTTTTGCTTTATAAATTATGTAATTATCCTCTTTATAATCTTCTATTATTTCATTTTTAACCCACTGCTTTTCTTTTATTATTTGTGCCATTGGATAATAAATTTTTAATTTTAACTCTATTTCTCCATCTTTATAAATGCCAAAATTGTTTTGAAGATATTTCTCTAAGTTAAAAGTAGTGTCTTTATCAAATTTTTCTTCACTCCAGTTATAACTCTGTATTCTTGAAAGTTTAAATTGTCTAATTTCATTTCTAAGTTCACAATATCCAACTACATACATATCTCCTTTATATTGAAACAATGCATATGGTCTTATTATTCTTTCAGTTGTTTCTTTTTCTAGTCCATCATATTTAAACTTCAACTTACTTGAAGCTATTATGGCTGCATTGATATCCAACCATATTTTTCGTTCCTTTTCATAGGTACGATTTGATTTTGTATTTTTTATATAGTATTTAGATGTTAAAATATCTGTATGTTTATCTTTTAATGCATTAATTTTAAAAAGAGCATTTTTTAAATCATTAAACGGAATAAATTCTTCCCTCTTTAATTGCTCTTGTGCCATATTTATAGCTATATACTCGGAATCAGTTAAGTCTAAACTTAAAAGATAATCTTTTCCTTCAAGAATATACCCACCATATCTACCTCGTACCTCTTTTATCCTAACTCCTGCCATTTCTAAATCTTCTTTATACCTGCTAACTTCTCTTTTATCACATTCGATTATTTGTGCAATTTCACTACGAGTCATTTTCCCTCTACTTTTTAGTAATGCTAACATATTTAGTGCATTTGAAACTCTACTCATACAAACTCCCCATTCTACACTTTATTTATATATAAAAATACTTTATTATTTTTTATAATTATTTTTACATTTTTAGTAAATTACTTTATTTACTGGTTTAATAAAATTATATCATTAATTACTTAAATATCCATTTGATTTTCAAAAAAAGCTAATAATTATCAATTTTAATAATTATTAGCTCAAACTATTATATCTTTTCCACATAGTTAATATAAAAATCTTTATTTTTAACTAGTAAATAACTTTTTTTACATTTACATCTCACATTGTTTATATATTTTCAATATAGATTTGTAGGAATTTTCAGAACTTTAGTGCCAAATAAGATTGGTTACATCCCTTTCTAAAAACTTCTTCATTTCAGATTGAGTAAAAACTCAATCTGAAATGAAAAACTCTATTTATCTATTGGTATAGAACGATGTCCAAGTCCTATTACTACTTCATTTAAATGAAGCAACCCTATGCTTGCAAAAATACATACACTTATATGTTCATCACATCTAGCAATACCTATTTTCCCTCCTAAATTTAAACCATTGGCTTTAGCTGAAACTTGAAGTATAGCTTCTCTTGCAGCTCCAACTACAGCTCCGTCATGGATATGGCAATCCTTTATAATACCCATTCTTTTAGATGCTACTAATGCTCTCTCCATAATTTTAGAAATAGAATTATTTAAATTTCCTCCTATGTCTACCGCAGCTGTTAAAATGCTTTTTTCTTTAAAAAGCTCTTGAAGCATTTTTTCTTCTGTTCTATCCGATGTAGCCATTTTTATAGCAGCTTTAGCAACTTCGACACTATTTACTTTCATTTTTTCACCCCTACATTTTTTTAAGTTTTAATCCTTTTTCTGTTTGCTCAATCTTTTCCTCTTTTAGTAATCTTCCTACTGCTCTTTTAAAAGCAGCTTTACTAATTTTAAGTCTATCTTTAATTTCTTCTGGACTGCTTTTATCATTTAATGGAAGCGACCCATCATATCTTTTCATTTTGTTTAAAATCATTTCTGCATCACTATCTATTTCCTTATATGCAGATTCTCTTGTAGATAAATCAAGTTTACCATCATCTCTAACTCTAGTTACTACTGCTTCAACTTCCTGTCCTACCTCTATTCTCTCAAAATAATAGTTTTTAGGAATTAATCCTTTATATTTATTATCTACTGCTACTAAAACACCAAGTTCTGGATTAACAGAATAAACAGTTCCTTTTACTTTATCATGTTTTTTATAATCACTATCAGTTTTTAAAAACTTAGCTATATAAGTTGTAGCAGTTAATCTATCACTTTTATCAATATATACTCCAACTAAATACTTATTACCAGGTATGACTTTGTATTTTTGTTCTTTAAAAGGAAGTAACAAATCCTTTTCAAGACCCATGTCAAGAAATGCACCTATACTAGTTGTTTCTTTAACTTCAAGTTTGGCAAGTTCACCAACCTCAACTAAAGGCTTCTTTCTTGTAGCAATAATCCTATCTTCGGAGTCTCTATATATAAATACTTCTAATTCATCTCCTACCTGTACATTATCATCTAGTTGATTGTTTGGTAGTAATATATTATCCTCTTCATTATCTGTTTCAGCATTTAAATAAGCACCTATTTTTGAAATTTTGGCCACCTTTAGTACTTGAATTTTTCCTATTTCAATCATTTGATTTTCTCCTTCTCTATGTTAATATCATTAGATCAATTATATACCATAATCTAAGCTTATTCTATTTTAATTCACTACAATACTCTAGTCAACTTATGATAGGTCTTTATTCTTATTTTATTATTTTTCTCTTTTTTTAGTTTTTTATTTATCTTAAGAAATGGCATAATTAAAATTTCAAATCAGTGAACAATAAAACTTGCATGAAGTTATATGCTTATGGAATTATGCAATTTCTTCTATTTATAAAAAATTGTATCCTCTGATTGTATATCTAACCTTTTTATTGTATAATCTTTATTAAAACTTTTTTAAAATTTTGAATACAATATGTACTATAGGAAGGAGATGAATTTATATGGGAAAACGTATTGCAGCATTTTTCGATATTGATGGTACTTTGTATAGAGAAGGTATGATAACAGAAATTTTTAAAAAACTAATTAAATCAGAAATAATTCCACCTGAAACTTGGTATAACAATTTAAGAGAAGATTATATGAAATGGGATAAAAGAATAGGTAATTATGATGATTATTTAATTAAAATGGCAGATATATATGTAGAAGCAGTTAAAGGACTTCACAAAACTCAAGTAGAATTTATTGCAAAAAAGGTTATTGAACAAAAAGGTGATAGAGTTTACACCTATGCACGAGATAGAATAGCTTGGCATAAATCTGAAGGACACATTATAATAACTATATCAGGAAGCCCTGAAGAATTAGTAAAAGAAATGTCAATTAAACATGATTTTGATGATTATATAGGAACAAAATATTTAGTAGATAAAAACTCCTTATATACTGGTGAAATCATCCCTATGTGGGATAGTTTAAATAAAAATAAAGCCATAGAAAATTTCATTAAAAAGTATAATATAGATTTAAACCAAAGTTACGCTTATGGGGATACCGCTGGAGATTTTTCAATGCTTAAATCCGTTAAATATCCAACTGCTATAAATCCAACTAAAGAGCTTTTAACTCAACTTTCAGAAGACGATCAAGTATCTCAAAAAGTTAATATAATAGTAGAAAGAAAAGATATGGTTTATAAATTAAAAACTGATTCTATCAATTTATAAAATAGTATAGTTCCATGCAAGTTTTATTGTTTTCTGCTTCGAAAATTTCTCTTTTTAAGTTCATAATAAGCTCAAAGTATAGTGAAAGAAAAATTTTAAGGCGCTATTCACAATAAAACTTGCATTTCACATTTGTAATTAGTAACTCAACTTTCGCAGAACACAAATAGCCTGAAACAGATATGAAATATATATTGCGTAGAAACCATTTGAAGAAGCAATTAGTAATTCTTGTTCTAAAAATGTATTATTACGTTAAGAAAAAATCATGTTTGAGTATTGACGAGTTTGATTTTTTTAGTAATGATACATTTTTAGGACTTAGAATTACTTTGTGAAGTGAAGTGGTTTATAGCAATATATATTTTATATCTGCATTTACTTATTTGCTGCGAAAGTTGAGTTAGTAATTATGCAATTTCCTAATTTAATTACACAATGATATTCACAATAAAATACGTTGACACAGAAGTTATTAAAAATATTATACTGCCTATAAGCAATGCTTTCATTCCCTTGTCTCTTATACTCTTAAAATCTACAGAAAGTCCCATTCCAACCATAGCCATTAGTATAAATAAATTGCTCAACTTAGTTAATACTTTCAATATATTATCAGGTATAATTCCTGTAGAACTTATTGCTCCAGCTATTATAAAATATAATACATACATAGGAAACTTAGCTTTTTTACTAGTTTCTGAATCTTTATTATAAGCAAGTCCCAAAGCTATAGATACTGGTACAAGCATTACAACTCTTGCCATTTTAACAAAAGTTCCTATTTCTCCTGATACATCTCCTCTTGCAAAAGCTGCAGCTATGGCATGAGCAACACCATGAAGAGATATTCCTGACCAAACGCCATATTGCAAATCAGTCATATTACTTGTTACAGCTAAAGCAGAATATATTAAAACCCCTATAGCTCCTAAAAAACTAACTATAGATACCGCAACTACTGAGTCTTCGTCATCAGCATTTATTGTTGGTGCAAGAGCAACTACTGCTGAAGCCCCACATATACATGATCCAACACCAATCAATGGCGCTAATTTTCCCTCAGTTTTAAATATCTTACCTAATAATATAGATAATATTAGAACAGAAGGTACAAATATAAGTACCATTATTAATACTTTAGGACCTAATTTTAATAGTGAATTAAAATTAAGCTTGAATCCTAACAAAACTATTCCTACCTTTAAGAGCTTCTTTAAAGAAAAACTTACACCTTCTTTAAATACACTTTGAGTTCTTATTGTGTTATTGTAAACTATCCCTATAATAATACCTATTGTTAACGCTTCTAAATTGATGATATTCTTCATAGCATCATTTATGAACATAGATAATATAGAAATTATTAATACAAAAATTATTCCTGGTACCATTTTCTTTATTTTATCCATATGTTAATCACCTCTGATTAAAATTATATCAAAGGTCTTTTATAAATAAAAATTATAATTCATTATAGTTGTATAAATTTTTATTATATATTATATATTTAAGATTACAATTGTATTTGTTGTATAATTTATAAATAAATGTATTTAGGGCTATTAAAGGAAATTTACATTAGGTTTTTTACACTCCTTTAAAACAGAACCTATAAATAAAATATTATAATTAACATACTTTTAAAAATTAATTATGGAAAAACCTTCTCTCATAAAAAACAGTCCTACTAAAATTCTCTAGCAGAACTATTAGAACAAAATTCTATAAAATTACTTATATAATCATTCATCTTATTAGGTAGATAAACAAAATTAAATTCTCTATAAAAATTAACAAAACTCATTTTTTTATTTTTTATAGGTAAAGTTTTAATAGCCCCCATTTTTAACTCTCTTTCTATAGCAGCTTTAGATATAATTGTATACCCCAGATTTTCTTCTACAATAGCTTTTATGGCATCAATACTTCCTATTTCCATATATATATTTAAATTTTCTATATTATATCCTTCATTTATTAGTGTGTTTTCAAAATATTTTCTTGTTCCTGAACCTTCTTCTCTTAAAATAAGTTTTCCTGAAAGCACATCTTCTAATTTAGCATATTCTTTTTTTGAAAATTCATGTTTAGGTGAAAATGCTAATACAAGTTCATCCTCTTTTAACTTTTTATATTTAAACTTATTTTTATCAAAAGGTCCTTCTACTAAACCTAAATCTATTTCTTCTCTTAGTAATTTTTTAAGTATTTCTTTTGTATTATTAACAGCTAGAATTATCTCTATGTTAGGATGTTCTTCTTTATATTCTCCTAATATTTTAGGAAGAACATATCCTCCAATAGTTAATGTAGCGCCTATATTATATGTACCTTCTAAAATAGATTTATTTTTAAACTTTCTTAGAATCTCTCTTTCCTTAAATTCTATCTCTTTTACATATTTTAAAAACTCTTCGCCTTCTTTTGTGAGATCCACATTTCTGCCAGTTTTCTTAATTAATTTCACCCCATAATACTCCTCTAAATATTTAATATGCTGAGATACTGCAGGCTGTGTTAAATTTAAAATTTGAGCTGACTTAGTATAATTTTTTATTTTAGCTACTGTAAGAAATGTAAGTAATCGTGTTTCAAGCATATTTGTCTCCTAATTAATTAAATATTGTATACTAGAATGCTCTATAATTTATAAATCAAATTTTTATCCAATATCTACTGTGGCTACAACATTAATAAGAATTTTTCAAAAATCAAATTATGAAACAAACTAATATATACATTATATAATTATTACTTATTTTATACCATAGCTATCATAATCTAAAGTACTTTAATTATAGTATTCTAAATCAATTTACATTAAATTAAAAATTTTAGTTTGGTGTTTTTGTTTAATTGTAATTAGCTTACTTTTTAAGTATTGTTTGCGTGAATTATATTCATTTATTAATTTTTTAGGACAAGTATTTAAAGCTTTAAAAATATACTTTAATGAATTAATGTTGTCATTATAATAATAATGATATAAAGAAATTTCATAGTAACTTCTCCATGGATACTTAAACTTCTCAACTAGCTTATCTACAGGAAGCTTATTTTTAAATGAAGGTAGAATAGAAGCTTTATATAAAATAGCCGCACAATCCCTATCTATTCTACCTTTAAAATTTTCTATCTCTTTTATATAAAATTCAATTAACTCTTTATTTTTATTTAAAATTATCTCCATAAAGTTGCTTATTCTTTTAGCCAAATATTCATTTATATAATGACATATATTGAATATCTTTTTGATAAACTCAACTATTCTTTTATTTTCAATTTCTTTCTTTCTATATAAAAAAGCTAAATTCCCCAAAATAACTATTAAATCCTTCCCATCATTATCCCCTTTTATATAATTTTCTATATAATGAAGAGTATGCTTCTCTATTATGTCACAAGCAAACAAATTATTATATTCGTTAGTAATTTGATTTAATTTTCTTGTCATTTCCAAATTAGAATCTCCTTTCAAATAAATAGAACTCTAATCCTTATATAATCCTTCACCCCATGATTAGAGTCTATTATCTTCGGTTATAACCACCCTTACCCCAATACCAGGATGGCTATACCTAAGACAAAGCCCTATTAGTTATTATTTGAAACAAGATCCTTATTTATACATTTTATTTGTTTATATATGTTAATTTGCCCCCTATTTATAAATAAAATTGTATTTATACAATACCTACATTTTAACTAGAATCAACCCCCATTGAAACTAGCAAACATTTCTACTATCCTAAAATGCTGGTATTACAGTTCCATTATATTTCTCTTTAATATATTTTTTTATTTCTTCAGAATTAATAGCTTTGTTTAATGCTTTTATATATTCTTTATCCTTATTCTCTTTCTTTACAGCTATAATATTGGCATATGGTGAATCCTTATCTTCAATTGCAAGAGAATCCCTAGTTGGATTTAAATCTGCTGAAATCGCGTAATTAGTATTTATAACTGCAACATCCACATCTTGTAATACTCTTGGAAGCTGAGCTGCATCTAATTCTTTAATTTCTATATTTTTAGGATTCTCCTTAATATCTAATTTAGATATTAATTGACCATCTTTAAATTTCATTATTCCTTCTCTTTCTAGTAATTTAAGAGCTCTAGCCTCATTAGTTGGATCATTCGGTACAGCAATAACAGATCCATTTTTTAATCCCTTTAACTCTTTTATCTTTTTAGAATATATCGCCATAGGTTCTATATGCACTTTTACTGTATAAGCTAAATCCGTTTTATTCTCCTTGTTAAACTGTTCTAAGTAAGGTATGTGCTGAAAATAATTTGCATCTATTTCCCCATCTTGTAGAACTTTATTTAATGTAGTATATTCTGTGAACTCTTTTATTTCTAACGTATATCCTTCCTTCTCTAAAATGGGTTTAACTTTTTGTAATATCTCCGCATGTGGTGTTGGATTTGCCCCTATAACAATCTTCTTTTTCTCTTTAACTTCAGCTCCTTTTTTAGCTCCACACCCAGTTAAAGCTACTAAACTACAAATTAAAGTAGATGCTAGAACAATTGATAATATTTTCTTATTCATATATATTTGCCCCCTTAAGTTTACATAATATTTATTTTAATTTACAATTATACCTTTTTAAGTCCCATTTTTGCATTTAACTATTTATTAAATCTATTGTATACAATCATTCCTATGCTTTGAAGGAGTTGTACTAATACTATTAAAACTATAACTGTATACATCATAATCTTTGTATCAAATCTATAATATCCATAATTAAGAGCTACCTGCCCAAGTCCACCCCCACCAATTGCTCCTGCCATAGCTGAAAGCCCTACAACACTTATTATTGTAAGAGTTAAACCAGATATTATAGATGGAAGTGATTCTGGAAGCATTACTTTAAAAATAATCTGGTTAGTACTTGCTCCAAAAGATTTCGCAGCTTCAATTAACCCTTTATCGACTTCCTTTAATGCCCCCTCTATTATTCTTGTAACAAAAGGTGCCGAACCTATTGTTAGTGGAACAATAGCTGCCGTAGTTCCAATTGTTTTTCCCACTATTAACTTAGTAAAAGGGAAAATAACAATCATAAGTATGATAAAAGGGAAAGATCTTAATATATTAACAACAACATCGAATATTTTATATATAGTTTTATTTGGATTTAATCCGTTTTCTTCTGTTATAACCATAATAATTGCAGGTATAAATCCAAGCAAAGTAGCTGTAAAAGTAGCTATAAAAACCATATATAAAGTTTCCCCTAAAGCCTTAATAAGAATCTCATAAATTTCCATCTATACCACCTCCCAGTTTACGCCCTTTTTATTTAAATAAGAACTCACATACCCCTTTTGATCTTCTGATATGTTAATCACTAAACTCCCTAAAACATCTTCTCCAAACCTCTCTAGTTTGCCCCAAACAATAGAGAAATCAATGTTAAGTTCTCTCGCCATACTAGTTATTATTGTCCCTTCACTAAATTCTTTTGGAAAAAGTATTCTTATATTTATACCTTCATTTGGAAGAATCTCCTCTTCTCCTAGTAATTTTTTCATGTTTGTACTCTGATTTAAAAAAAGTTCTTCTACACTACCAATATCAGTAACTTTTCCACTATCCATTAAAGCTGCCTTTGCACAAGCTTCCTTTATAACCTCCATTTGATGCGTTACTATTATAATAGTTATTCCTAATTCTTTATTTATCTTTTTTAGAAGTTCTAATATAGATTTTGTAGTACTTGGATCCAATGCAGAAGTGGCTTCATCACATAAAAGTATTTCAGGTTCTAAAGTAAGAGCCCTTGCTATCGCTACCCTTTGCTTTTGTCCACCACTTAATTCTTTTGGCATACTCTTTTCCTTATCTTCAAGCCCTACAAGTTTTAGAAGTTTTTTAACTTTTTCATTTATTTCACTTTTGTCATAATTCCATGTCTCCATAGGTAACGATACGTTATGCCAAACATCTTTCCTATTTAATAGACTAAAATTTTGAAATATCATACCTATATCTTTTCTAAATTCTCTTAATTCTCTTCCTTTTAATTTATTAACTTCTTTAGAATTGACCTTAACACTTCCCTCATCATAACTTTCTAAGCCATTTATACATCTTAAAAGAGTTGATTTTCCAGCCCCACTATGTCCTATAATTCCAAATATCTCTCCTTTTTCAATTTCTAAACTAACATTATCTAAAACTTTTTTATCTGAAAAATATTTATTTACATTTTTAATTTGTATCAATCTAGTCCCCCCCATCCAGACATGCTTTTAGATTTAGAAAGAAGGTATTAAAACACCTTTGTATTTATCTTCTATAAATTTCTTAAATTCCTTAGAAGTCAATACTTCTGATAATGCTTTTACATAAGGTTTATCTTTATCCTCTTTTCTAACTGCTAAAATATTTGAATATGGTGAATCCTTTGCTTCTTTGTAAATAGCATCTTTTGCTGGATTCAATTTTGCTGCCAATGCGAAATTTGTATTTATTACCCCTATATCTAATTGATCTAAGGTTCTAGGTATTTGCGCCGCATCTAACTCTTTTATGTTAAGTTTTTTGGGATTTTCAGTTATATCTACAATTGTTATAAAATCTCCATCTTTTACTTTTATAAGACCTGCACTAGCAAGCAATTTTAAAGCTCTTGCTTCATTAGTTGGATCGTTAGGAATTCCTATTTCTGCATTTTCTTTTAATTCCTTTATATCCTTAATTTTTTTTGAGTATATTCCTATAGGCGCTATAAACACCTTTGATGCATAAGTCAAATCTGCATGTTTATCATTGTTAAATTTGTTTAAAAACGGTATGTGCTGATAAAAATTAACATCTAACTCCTTATCTACAAGAGCAGTATTGGGAGTCATATAATCTGTAAATTCCTTTACTTCTAACTCATATCCTTTTTCCTTAATCAAGGGTTTTATTTCTTCAACAATTTCCTTAAAGGGATTAGGAGTAATTCCTATTTTAATAATTTTTTTATCTTTTTCCTTTTCCCCACTCGCTTTATTACTGCACCCTATTAAACTAAAAATACAAATAATACTTATTAAACAGAAAACTGCTTTTTTCATTCTTTGTTTCCCCCTTTTTATTTAATTTTCATTTAAACTTCTTAAAGTATGACCCTAATTAATAATTTGTATCTCATTCCTCCTTTTGTCATTCCTATTAGGGTAAAAAAATAAAGACCTAAGGATAACCTTAGGTCTTAAAAGTCCCGTTTACCCTTATCTTCCAGCATAAAGCTGCAGGATTTAGCACCATTTTATAAACAATAAAGTTTATAACGGTTGCCGGGTTTCATCGGGCCAGTCCCTCCACCACTCTTGATAAGCTGTATTCATTTTTAACTATGCATATCATTATAGACTTGTATTTTTGAAATGTCAAGATAATTTTTCTAATTTTAGTTTTATTTTCTGATTGATATATGATAATGTCTTAATATAACACATGTGATTATGTCCCAAATATAAATTTTAGTCTTATTTTTTAAGTTTTTTTATGAATTATAAAAAATTAAAACTGCTAAACCACAACTTACTTTAAAAACCACCGGCACCGCCTCCGCCACCAGCACCACTTGCTCCTCCTCCGCTAAATCCCCCTCCACTTCCAGTTGAAGGTACAGCTGAATTAAATGCAGAATCTATACTTTTATTAAAGCTATTATTTTTTGAATCTGAATTTAAGAAATACCAATATAAATAACTATTACTATAAACCGAAGATGACATTATATAAGGTTTAAATTTATTTATTTCCTTTTGAGATAACCCTAGAGACATTCCATAGATTAAACATTCATCAATATAATTTTCTGAAAATTTCTTCTGTATATTATATTCTTTAACTTTTTTAATTTCTTCTCTGAATTTTGCCCATTTTTTATATTGAACATAACCATAATCACTCTTCCTGTACATTAAAGCTATACTCCATATTATAAATACTATTCCTATAATCAAAACAGCTATTCCATAATTACTTCCTAATGCAATAAACAAAATTCCCAGTAGTACTTGAAAAAAGCTAAATAAGATCAATAGAATTCCTGTTTGCTTTGCTTTATTATCATAATATTTATTTTCTTTAACATATTTTCTAACAAGTTCTTCCCACTTTTTATAATCACCAGTAAATTTCCCTGTGTTTTTCTTACTATATTCACGTATTATATCCAAGGTTACAAAGGAACCATTTCCAATTTTATTTATAAGCCAATCAATAAAGAATTTTTCATGTTCCAATAAGTTATCCTCTATATATTCGTTATTTATTATCTTGTAGTCTTTATCCTTTTTTTGTTTTTTAACTTTGCTTTCTTTTTGGGTTATTAATTTCTCACTTTCTTCCACCTCTTCAAGATTTAAATAACCTTTTCTACTTAAATCTAATATAGTAGCAATTATATCTTTACTTCCTAAATAGTATGAATATACAACACTAGCAACTGCTGGAGTACAATCTTCTGGTATCATTCCATAAGTATTCTCAATATTAATTTTTTGTTTTCTTCTAAACTTTATACCAAGAACAAAGGTGATCAAGATGCTTATTCCTATAAAAGCAAAAGATCCATAATTTGCAGCATTCATTCTTTTTTTAGAGTTCTCTATTTTTTTCTTAACACTACTTGCATAACTTAACTCCTCATTCATAATTCTAGAATAAGCATTTTCTTCTACTATATTTGTTGATTTATTTATATATTCCACTGGAAAGAGTATTCTTGCCGCAACGAATTTTTCAGAATTTACGTTGTCTACTTGCAAATTTATAGCTCCTTTTTCCGAAAAGTTTATTTGACCATTTAAAGGACCATGTGCAAAAATCTTTACTTTATCCTTTAAAGCTGGTTTTGGTAGATTTATATTTATATTCAATTTATCTATTGGTGTTTTATTCTCTTCCCCTATAAACTTATAAAACAATTCTCCAGTATCTTTATATTTTATACTTTCATTTAATATTTTATATTTTAAAGTAAAAGTTTTAACTTGATTCTTTGATGGCGAAAATATTTTTATAGAGGCATAGTCTTTACTAGGATATTTAATTTCATAAACTCCATTATCCCCATTACTGCCTTTTTCTACTTGCTTAAACTCAATTTCTTTTCCATTAACTTTTTCATAGATTTTCATATCTGAAACCTTAGATGTATTCTTTATTTTTATATCTCTAAATACCCCATTAAATTTATCTGAAAATCTAAAACTTATATCTTCATTTATAACTAAATCTCCGTTTTCTAAAACATTAGATTTTATATCCCAATTGTTAATTTTTAACTCTTCTTCAGCATAAACATTGAATACTAACATCAAACTTAAAACACACATTGAGATTAAAAATTTTATTATTTTCCTCATTTAAATCCCCCTAAAGCCATTGACTTTCCTTAATATATTACCACAATTATACCATTGTCATTTCCATTAATCATATTAATTTTACCTTAAAATAATAGCTTTATTTAGTTATTAGATAAAAATAAAGAAACAAATGGAAAAATCAAATCTTCCACTCGTTTCTTTGCCCTTTAACTTAAATTAAATATTTTATCGTATTTATGCAAAAGCATGATAAATAGCATTTATTGCTTTTTCAAAATCCTTAGCTTCTACACCTATTATTATATTCATCTCGCTAGATCCTTGGTCTATCATTCTTACATTTACATTATTTTTTGCAAGAGAAGTAAATATCTTTTCTGATGTACCTACAGTTCTAGCCATACCTCTACCTACTGTTGCTATAAGAGCCATATTAGGAATTATCTGTATTGTATCTGGATTGCATTGTCTATTTATTTCTTCTATTACTTTATCTAATTTACCTTCAATTTGAGAATCTTCAACAACTATAGATATAG from Clostridium sp. MB40-C1 includes these protein-coding regions:
- a CDS encoding YafY family protein encodes the protein MSRVSNALNMLALLKSRGKMTRSEIAQIIECDKREVSRYKEDLEMAGVRIKEVRGRYGGYILEGKDYLLSLDLTDSEYIAINMAQEQLKREEFIPFNDLKNALFKINALKDKHTDILTSKYYIKNTKSNRTYEKERKIWLDINAAIIASSKLKFKYDGLEKETTERIIRPYALFQYKGDMYVVGYCELRNEIRQFKLSRIQSYNWSEEKFDKDTTFNLEKYLQNNFGIYKDGEIELKLKIYYPMAQIIKEKQWVKNEIIEDYKEDNYIIYKAKIYGETELKSWILSMGSSVQVLEPENFKGKIKEELKKNLEIYK
- a CDS encoding HutP family protein, which gives rise to MKVNSVEVAKAAIKMATSDRTEEKMLQELFKEKSILTAAVDIGGNLNNSISKIMERALVASKRMGIIKDCHIHDGAVVGAAREAILQVSAKANGLNLGGKIGIARCDEHISVCIFASIGLLHLNEVVIGLGHRSIPIDK
- a CDS encoding S1 RNA-binding domain-containing protein; this encodes MIEIGKIQVLKVAKISKIGAYLNAETDNEEDNILLPNNQLDDNVQVGDELEVFIYRDSEDRIIATRKKPLVEVGELAKLEVKETTSIGAFLDMGLEKDLLLPFKEQKYKVIPGNKYLVGVYIDKSDRLTATTYIAKFLKTDSDYKKHDKVKGTVYSVNPELGVLVAVDNKYKGLIPKNYYFERIEVGQEVEAVVTRVRDDGKLDLSTRESAYKEIDSDAEMILNKMKRYDGSLPLNDKSSPEEIKDRLKISKAAFKRAVGRLLKEEKIEQTEKGLKLKKM
- a CDS encoding HAD-IB family hydrolase, coding for MGKRIAAFFDIDGTLYREGMITEIFKKLIKSEIIPPETWYNNLREDYMKWDKRIGNYDDYLIKMADIYVEAVKGLHKTQVEFIAKKVIEQKGDRVYTYARDRIAWHKSEGHIIITISGSPEELVKEMSIKHDFDDYIGTKYLVDKNSLYTGEIIPMWDSLNKNKAIENFIKKYNIDLNQSYAYGDTAGDFSMLKSVKYPTAINPTKELLTQLSEDDQVSQKVNIIVERKDMVYKLKTDSINL
- a CDS encoding YeiH family protein; this translates as MDKIKKMVPGIIFVLIISILSMFINDAMKNIINLEALTIGIIIGIVYNNTIRTQSVFKEGVSFSLKKLLKVGIVLLGFKLNFNSLLKLGPKVLIMVLIFVPSVLILSILLGKIFKTEGKLAPLIGVGSCICGASAVVALAPTINADDEDSVVAVSIVSFLGAIGVLIYSALAVTSNMTDLQYGVWSGISLHGVAHAIAAAFARGDVSGEIGTFVKMARVVMLVPVSIALGLAYNKDSETSKKAKFPMYVLYFIIAGAISSTGIIPDNILKVLTKLSNLFILMAMVGMGLSVDFKSIRDKGMKALLIGSIIFLITSVSTYFIVNIIV
- a CDS encoding LysR family transcriptional regulator, whose amino-acid sequence is MLETRLLTFLTVAKIKNYTKSAQILNLTQPAVSQHIKYLEEYYGVKLIKKTGRNVDLTKEGEEFLKYVKEIEFKEREILRKFKNKSILEGTYNIGATLTIGGYVLPKILGEYKEEHPNIEIILAVNNTKEILKKLLREEIDLGLVEGPFDKNKFKYKKLKEDELVLAFSPKHEFSKKEYAKLEDVLSGKLILREEGSGTRKYFENTLINEGYNIENLNIYMEIGSIDAIKAIVEENLGYTIISKAAIERELKMGAIKTLPIKNKKMSFVNFYREFNFVYLPNKMNDYISNFIEFCSNSSAREF
- a CDS encoding MetQ/NlpA family ABC transporter substrate-binding protein, whose protein sequence is MNKKILSIVLASTLICSLVALTGCGAKKGAEVKEKKKIVIGANPTPHAEILQKVKPILEKEGYTLEIKEFTEYTTLNKVLQDGEIDANYFQHIPYLEQFNKENKTDLAYTVKVHIEPMAIYSKKIKELKGLKNGSVIAVPNDPTNEARALKLLEREGIMKFKDGQLISKLDIKENPKNIEIKELDAAQLPRVLQDVDVAVINTNYAISADLNPTRDSLAIEDKDSPYANIIAVKKENKDKEYIKALNKAINSEEIKKYIKEKYNGTVIPAF